The following coding sequences lie in one Microvirga sp. 17 mud 1-3 genomic window:
- a CDS encoding ABC transporter permease, whose translation MTEVVPLKGHYVNKEPFDPGATEPTGTESESFYRASSWRLMWWKFRRHKVAVAAAAILLAFYLLIPFVEVIAPYNQTKRNGDFIYAPPQSVHLMHEGRFVGPFVYPYKFSFDLESFRRVYTTDTSKPEPIRFFCRGDYYEFWGLVTWNVHLFCPPENGTLFLFGTDRLGRDMFSRIIYGARISLTIGIVGIAVSFTLGLLFGGLAGYLGGWVDHVIQRLIEILRSLPELPLWLALSAALPANWSPILVFFGITIILGLLDWPGLARAVRSKLLSLREEDFVRAAELMGASKGRIIARHLIPNFMSHLIASATLAIPSMILGETALSFLGLGLRPPVTSWGVLLNEAQNLAAVQLHPWLLFPIVPVVIVVLAFNFMGDGLRDAADPYH comes from the coding sequence ATGACCGAGGTCGTTCCGCTCAAGGGTCACTACGTCAACAAGGAGCCGTTCGACCCCGGCGCCACCGAGCCAACCGGGACCGAGAGCGAGAGCTTCTACCGCGCCTCCTCCTGGCGCCTGATGTGGTGGAAGTTTCGCCGCCACAAGGTGGCCGTGGCGGCCGCCGCCATCCTGCTGGCCTTCTACCTGCTGATCCCCTTCGTCGAGGTGATCGCCCCCTACAACCAGACCAAGCGCAACGGGGACTTCATCTACGCGCCGCCCCAGTCCGTGCATCTGATGCATGAGGGCCGGTTCGTGGGCCCCTTCGTGTACCCTTACAAGTTCTCCTTCGACCTGGAGAGCTTCCGCCGGGTCTATACGACCGATACGTCGAAGCCCGAACCCATCCGCTTCTTCTGCCGGGGCGACTATTACGAGTTCTGGGGGCTCGTGACCTGGAACGTCCATCTGTTCTGCCCGCCCGAGAACGGGACCCTCTTCCTCTTCGGCACCGACAGGCTCGGTCGCGACATGTTCTCACGCATCATCTATGGGGCGCGGATCTCGCTCACCATCGGTATCGTGGGCATCGCCGTGTCGTTCACGCTCGGCCTCCTGTTCGGCGGGCTCGCGGGCTATCTCGGAGGCTGGGTGGACCATGTGATCCAGCGTCTGATCGAGATCCTGCGCTCGCTCCCGGAGCTTCCCCTGTGGCTTGCCCTGTCGGCCGCACTACCGGCCAACTGGAGCCCCATCCTGGTCTTCTTCGGCATCACCATCATCCTCGGCCTGCTCGACTGGCCGGGTCTTGCCCGGGCCGTGCGCTCGAAGCTGCTCTCCCTGCGTGAGGAGGATTTCGTGCGCGCCGCGGAGCTGATGGGCGCCTCGAAGGGGCGCATCATCGCGCGCCACCTCATCCCCAACTTCATGAGCCACCTCATCGCGTCCGCAACCCTTGCGATCCCGTCCATGATCCTCGGCGAGACTGCCCTGTCGTTCCTGGGGCTCGGCCTGCGGCCGCCGGTGACGAGTTGGGGCGTGCTGCTCAACGAGGCCCAGAATCTCGCGGCCGTCCAGCTTCATCCCTGGCTTCTCTTCCCCATCGTGCCGGTGGTGATCGTCGTCCTGGCGTTCAACTTCATGGGCGACGGCCTGCGCGACGCAGCGGACCCCTATCACTAG
- a CDS encoding glycosyltransferase family 4 protein: MPSASSPQRIAIAVKGYPRLSETFIAQEILALENRGLSLEIWSLRHPTEKAVHPMNRQIRARVSYLPEYLYEEPLRVLKGAAWSIRQPGFRALMRAFFADLKRDFTANRVRRLGQAFVMGRELSPDVRHLHVHYLHTPASVVRYAALLTGRTWTFSAHAKDIWTTPDWEKSEKLAEALWGVTCTAEGARHLQALAPRPDRVSLVYHGLDLSRFPPPPEARPARDGTDPADPVRIVSVGRAVAKKGFGDLLKALAALPPDLHWRFAHVGGGELLESLKTQAKQNGIADKVAFLGPKAQPDVVALLREADLFVLPSKKARSGDQDGLPNVLMEAAAQSLAIVASDFAGIPEFIRSGQEGELVPPGEWEALSNALNLLAREPERRRAYGAAAYERLRREFSMEGGIDVLEERFRALNERAPESAAA; this comes from the coding sequence CGAAACCTTTATCGCCCAGGAGATCCTCGCCCTCGAGAACCGGGGTCTCTCCCTGGAGATCTGGTCCCTCCGGCACCCGACCGAGAAGGCCGTTCACCCAATGAACCGCCAGATCAGGGCGCGGGTCTCCTATCTGCCGGAATATCTCTACGAGGAGCCCCTGCGCGTGCTGAAGGGGGCGGCCTGGAGCATCCGGCAGCCCGGCTTCAGGGCCTTGATGCGCGCCTTCTTCGCCGACCTGAAGCGGGACTTCACGGCCAATCGGGTGCGCCGCCTGGGCCAGGCCTTCGTCATGGGGCGCGAACTATCGCCGGACGTGAGGCACCTGCACGTCCACTACCTGCACACTCCCGCCTCCGTGGTGCGCTACGCGGCCCTCCTGACCGGCCGCACCTGGACCTTCTCGGCCCATGCCAAGGATATCTGGACCACGCCCGACTGGGAGAAGAGCGAGAAACTGGCCGAGGCCCTCTGGGGCGTGACCTGCACGGCCGAAGGCGCCCGGCACCTCCAGGCCCTCGCGCCGCGTCCGGATCGGGTGTCCCTCGTCTATCACGGGCTCGACCTGTCCCGCTTCCCTCCGCCTCCGGAGGCGCGCCCTGCCCGGGATGGGACGGATCCGGCCGATCCGGTCCGCATCGTCTCGGTGGGCCGGGCCGTGGCCAAGAAGGGCTTCGGCGACCTCCTGAAGGCCCTGGCGGCCTTGCCGCCGGATCTGCACTGGCGCTTCGCCCATGTGGGCGGCGGCGAGCTTCTGGAGAGCCTGAAGACCCAGGCGAAGCAGAACGGAATCGCCGACAAGGTCGCGTTTCTGGGTCCGAAGGCGCAGCCGGACGTGGTCGCTCTCCTGCGGGAGGCGGACCTCTTCGTCCTCCCATCCAAGAAGGCGCGGTCCGGTGACCAGGACGGCCTGCCGAACGTCCTCATGGAGGCGGCCGCGCAGAGCCTCGCCATCGTGGCGAGCGATTTCGCCGGCATTCCCGAATTCATCCGCAGTGGCCAGGAGGGTGAGCTTGTCCCGCCGGGCGAGTGGGAAGCGCTCTCCAATGCCCTGAACCTGCTGGCCCGGGAGCCGGAACGGCGGCGCGCCTATGGGGCAGCGGCCTATGAGCGCCTGCGGCGAGAGTTCTCCATGGAAGGCGGCATCGACGTGCTGGAGGAGCGCTTCCGCGCCCTTAACGAGCGTGCGCCCGAGAGCGCGGCTGCGTGA
- a CDS encoding glycosyltransferase, which produces MRVLIAVTHLLGGGHLTRAAALARAFAEAGHDTTLVSGGSPIPLPSLGQVRLIQLPPVRTVGTDFRTLLDEAGAPASAERLADRRDLLLRTLDAVRPQVVITELFPFGRRVLAAEFEALLEAAQDLAPRPLIVASIRDILVAPSKPERLDETRRRLARFYDTVLMHGDPALVPLEASWPVDDALRDMLHVTGYVDESPETVASGSRSGIVVSGGSSATSLPVYRAALEAARLITDRPWHILVGRGVAEADIESLAREAPPHVKVERTRPDFRALLGTAELSVSQAGYNTCVDLLRAGVRAVLVPFEAGRETEQRLRAERLRSLGIAEIVPEADLSGETLAEAIRRRLAAPPSGPLPVSLDGARRSVAIVEGLVPSAPALHGKLDWSPLDKALARSRDQGLPIRFWWRDDDAVAATPQLDRLLELANRYEAGIALACIPAHLEPSLTERLRGEDRAFALVHGFSHTNHAPPGDKKAEFGPHRPVQTMAQEAADALARARPQLGERLLPVFVPPWNRIAPALVPALPRLGYRALSTFRDRRAARTAEGLVIVNTHVDPIDWHGTRSLLDPDGLVRNLADAVERRLSGDADALEPVGFLTHHLIHDEKLWTFCENLLVYLSRNNAIFASIGGLPYDKIGITADP; this is translated from the coding sequence ATGCGGGTCCTGATCGCCGTAACCCATCTCCTCGGGGGAGGACATCTCACCCGCGCCGCAGCTCTGGCCCGGGCCTTCGCGGAGGCCGGCCACGACACCACCCTCGTGTCGGGCGGAAGCCCTATCCCCCTGCCGTCCCTCGGACAGGTCCGCCTCATTCAGCTGCCTCCGGTCCGAACCGTTGGGACCGATTTCAGGACCCTTCTCGACGAGGCCGGAGCGCCCGCCTCTGCCGAAAGGCTGGCGGACCGACGCGACCTCCTCCTGCGGACCCTCGATGCGGTACGCCCGCAGGTCGTGATCACAGAGCTTTTCCCCTTCGGCCGCAGGGTGTTGGCGGCGGAATTCGAAGCTCTGCTGGAGGCCGCACAGGACCTCGCGCCGCGCCCTCTCATCGTGGCGTCGATCCGCGACATCCTCGTGGCCCCATCGAAACCGGAGCGGCTCGACGAGACCCGTCGACGTCTGGCGCGCTTCTACGACACCGTCCTCATGCACGGAGACCCGGCCCTCGTTCCCCTGGAAGCATCCTGGCCCGTGGACGATGCGCTTCGGGACATGCTGCACGTCACCGGCTACGTGGACGAAAGCCCCGAGACCGTCGCCTCCGGCAGCCGGAGCGGCATCGTCGTATCCGGTGGGTCGAGCGCCACGAGCCTGCCCGTCTACCGCGCAGCCCTGGAGGCGGCGCGGCTCATCACCGACCGTCCCTGGCACATCCTGGTCGGCCGCGGCGTCGCGGAGGCCGATATCGAGTCGCTGGCGCGGGAAGCGCCGCCCCACGTGAAGGTGGAGCGGACGCGGCCCGATTTCCGTGCCCTGCTCGGCACGGCCGAATTGTCGGTGAGCCAGGCCGGCTACAATACCTGCGTCGATCTCCTGCGCGCCGGGGTACGGGCGGTCCTGGTGCCCTTCGAGGCCGGCCGGGAGACCGAACAGCGCCTTCGGGCCGAACGCCTCCGGAGCCTCGGCATTGCCGAAATCGTGCCCGAGGCGGACCTTTCAGGCGAGACTCTGGCCGAAGCCATCCGCCGCCGCCTCGCGGCGCCCCCGTCGGGGCCACTTCCCGTTTCCCTCGACGGGGCACGGCGCAGCGTCGCCATCGTGGAGGGCCTCGTCCCGTCCGCGCCCGCCCTGCACGGAAAGCTCGACTGGTCACCCCTCGACAAGGCCCTGGCACGCTCAAGGGACCAGGGCCTGCCCATCCGCTTTTGGTGGCGGGACGATGACGCTGTAGCGGCGACACCCCAGCTCGACAGGCTGCTGGAGCTGGCGAACCGCTACGAGGCCGGAATCGCCCTTGCGTGCATTCCGGCCCATCTCGAGCCGTCGCTTACCGAACGCCTCCGCGGCGAGGACCGAGCCTTCGCCCTGGTGCACGGCTTCAGCCATACCAATCATGCGCCCCCGGGCGACAAGAAAGCCGAGTTCGGGCCGCATCGGCCCGTCCAGACCATGGCACAGGAAGCCGCGGACGCTCTGGCGCGGGCGCGCCCCCAGCTCGGAGAGCGGCTTTTGCCGGTCTTCGTGCCGCCCTGGAACCGGATCGCGCCCGCGCTGGTCCCCGCCCTGCCCCGCCTGGGCTACCGCGCTCTCTCGACCTTCCGGGACCGGAGAGCAGCCCGGACAGCCGAGGGCCTGGTGATCGTCAACACCCACGTGGACCCTATCGACTGGCACGGCACCCGCAGCCTTTTGGATCCCGACGGGCTGGTCCGCAATCTCGCGGATGCAGTGGAGCGGCGGCTTTCCGGGGACGCCGATGCCCTGGAGCCGGTCGGGTTTCTCACCCATCACCTCATCCACGACGAGAAGCTCTGGACATTTTGCGAGAACCTGTTGGTTTATCTGTCACGAAACAATGCAATTTTCGCATCCATCGGCGGGTTACCATATGACAAAATCGGGATCACTGCCGACCCGTAA
- a CDS encoding ABC transporter substrate-binding protein, translating into MMSMLPRLKAGLLALLLACPALPALAADYAEQPYFAEKVARKELPPVSERVPQTPYVSEEASGQYGGDIVTLVARARDIRYISTYAYSRLVGYDRNLELRPDILEKYEDEDDRVFTFTIREGHRWSDGHPFTAEDFRYYWEDVALNKDLSPAGVPEFMMVGGKPAKFEVLDERTVRYTFDKPNPRFLPHLAGPVDAAIYRPAHYLKQYHAKYADKAKLDEAAKAQKLKSWAALHNRLDDLKEHTNPDEPVLQAWRVTNRAPANRFVFERNPFYHRVDAHGHQLPYIDRIIMDVSSGGLFAAKANAGEVDLLFRGISMSDIPILKQGEKAHDYTTLLWPYARGSELALYPDLNAKDPVWRALNRDVRYRRALSLAIDRKTLNNVFLFGLGIEGNNTVMEQSPLSSPGLRTLNATYDPAEASRLLDEIGLSKRNAAGTRLLPDGRELEIIVETDGEASHIVDALTLIGEFWREIGVRLFVKPQDRTVLRNRAFAGLTNMVAGQGFDNAVPTAIMPPSEYAPMRQDNYAWPQWGQYVETKGKNGEPVDIPEAQRLLDLYSVWMNTANHNVQRDVWTEMLRNHAENQWSIGTVAGALQPIVVRNGLKGLPAKALYSWEPTALIGIYRIDEMYWSKAALKEARR; encoded by the coding sequence ATGATGTCGATGCTTCCGCGCCTGAAGGCCGGCCTGCTGGCCCTTCTGCTCGCCTGCCCGGCCCTGCCCGCCCTCGCGGCCGATTATGCCGAGCAGCCCTATTTCGCCGAGAAGGTCGCCCGGAAGGAGCTGCCGCCGGTCTCGGAGCGGGTGCCCCAGACGCCTTACGTCTCCGAAGAGGCTAGCGGCCAGTACGGCGGCGACATCGTCACGCTGGTGGCCCGCGCCCGCGACATCCGCTACATCAGCACCTACGCCTATTCCCGTCTGGTCGGCTACGACCGGAACCTGGAGCTGCGGCCCGACATCCTCGAGAAGTACGAGGATGAGGACGACCGGGTCTTCACCTTCACGATCCGGGAGGGCCACCGCTGGTCCGACGGGCATCCGTTCACGGCAGAGGATTTCCGGTACTATTGGGAAGACGTTGCCCTGAACAAGGACCTGTCGCCCGCCGGAGTGCCCGAATTCATGATGGTGGGAGGCAAGCCGGCCAAGTTCGAGGTGCTCGACGAGCGCACGGTGCGCTACACCTTCGACAAGCCCAATCCGCGCTTCCTGCCCCACCTCGCCGGCCCGGTCGATGCGGCCATCTATCGCCCGGCCCATTACCTGAAGCAGTACCACGCGAAATATGCCGACAAGGCGAAGCTCGACGAGGCCGCCAAGGCCCAGAAGCTGAAATCCTGGGCGGCCCTGCACAACCGCCTCGACGACCTGAAGGAGCACACCAACCCGGACGAGCCTGTGCTCCAGGCCTGGCGCGTCACCAACCGGGCGCCCGCCAACCGCTTCGTCTTCGAGCGCAATCCCTTCTACCACCGGGTCGACGCCCATGGGCATCAGCTGCCCTATATCGACCGGATCATCATGGACGTGTCCTCGGGCGGGCTGTTCGCCGCCAAGGCCAATGCGGGAGAGGTGGACCTCCTCTTCCGCGGCATTTCCATGAGCGACATTCCGATCCTGAAGCAGGGCGAAAAGGCCCATGACTACACCACGCTCCTGTGGCCCTATGCCCGCGGCTCCGAGCTTGCGCTCTATCCCGATCTCAATGCGAAGGATCCGGTCTGGCGCGCGCTCAACCGGGATGTGCGCTACCGCCGGGCCCTGTCGCTCGCCATCGACCGCAAGACCCTGAACAACGTGTTCCTCTTCGGCCTCGGGATCGAGGGCAACAACACGGTCATGGAACAGAGTCCCCTTTCGTCCCCGGGCCTGCGCACCCTCAACGCCACCTACGACCCGGCCGAGGCCTCGCGGCTCCTCGACGAGATCGGCCTCTCCAAGCGCAATGCCGCCGGCACCCGGCTGCTGCCGGACGGGCGCGAGTTGGAAATCATCGTCGAGACGGATGGAGAAGCCAGCCACATCGTCGATGCTCTGACCCTCATCGGCGAGTTCTGGCGCGAGATCGGCGTCAGGCTCTTCGTGAAGCCCCAGGACCGGACGGTGCTGCGCAACCGGGCCTTCGCGGGGCTGACCAACATGGTGGCAGGCCAGGGTTTCGACAACGCCGTCCCGACGGCCATCATGCCGCCCAGCGAGTACGCCCCCATGCGCCAGGACAATTACGCCTGGCCGCAATGGGGCCAGTATGTGGAAACCAAGGGTAAGAACGGCGAGCCCGTGGACATTCCCGAGGCGCAGCGCCTTCTCGATCTCTATTCGGTCTGGATGAACACCGCGAACCACAACGTTCAGCGGGACGTCTGGACCGAGATGCTGCGCAACCACGCCGAGAACCAGTGGTCCATCGGCACGGTGGCGGGCGCCCTGCAGCCCATCGTGGTGCGCAACGGCCTCAAGGGCCTGCCCGCGAAGGCCCTCTATAGCTGGGAGCCGACGGCGCTGATCGGCATTTACCGGATCGACGAGATGTATTGGTCCAAGGCCGCCCTGAAAGAGGCCCGCAGATGA
- a CDS encoding glycosyltransferase family 4 protein encodes MTRLPVAFYAPLKSPNHPSPSGDRAMARLLLKALEEAGFRPDLASELRTLDRDGNAGPQEEIRTRSDEEAIALIAAYERLPPSERPRLWFTYHVYYKAPDWIGPRVAEALGIPYVVAEGSRAQKRADGPWAIGHRGAEEALDHAGIVFAMTDHDRKALEAARPAHQAIVDLPPFLDIAEWGPLSSRPARQDPRLLAVAMMRPGDKLASYRILAEALSRLGDRLWSLDIVGDGEAREEIEALFAPSGGRVRFHGQVEDREQLRALYEEAGLFVWPAVNEAYGMVFLEAQLFGCPVVAGAYGGVAGVVRDGTSGLLVSPGDPDAFARGIATLLDDPDERSRMGEAARLFVTTERSLAHAATRLRDTLMPLVETGSPSSCGS; translated from the coding sequence GTGACCCGGCTTCCCGTCGCCTTCTACGCCCCCCTGAAAAGCCCGAACCACCCTTCCCCGTCGGGCGACCGGGCCATGGCCCGGCTTCTCCTGAAAGCCCTGGAGGAAGCCGGATTCCGGCCGGACCTCGCCAGCGAGCTGCGGACCCTCGACCGGGACGGGAATGCCGGGCCTCAAGAAGAGATCAGGACCCGCTCCGACGAGGAGGCGATCGCCCTGATCGCCGCCTATGAGCGCCTGCCCCCGTCCGAACGGCCGCGCCTGTGGTTCACCTATCACGTCTATTACAAGGCGCCGGACTGGATCGGCCCCCGGGTGGCCGAGGCCCTGGGCATTCCCTATGTGGTCGCCGAGGGCTCGCGGGCGCAGAAACGCGCGGACGGCCCATGGGCCATCGGCCATCGCGGCGCCGAGGAGGCGCTCGACCACGCCGGGATCGTGTTCGCCATGACGGACCACGACAGGAAAGCGCTCGAGGCTGCCCGGCCCGCCCATCAGGCCATCGTCGACCTGCCTCCGTTCCTGGACATCGCCGAATGGGGCCCGCTTTCGTCTCGCCCCGCCCGACAGGACCCGCGGCTCCTCGCGGTCGCGATGATGCGCCCAGGCGACAAGCTCGCGTCCTACCGGATCCTGGCCGAGGCCCTGAGCCGCCTCGGGGACAGACTCTGGAGTCTCGATATCGTGGGCGACGGCGAGGCACGGGAGGAGATCGAGGCGCTGTTTGCCCCCTCCGGCGGACGGGTCCGGTTCCACGGTCAGGTCGAGGACAGGGAACAGCTGCGCGCTCTCTACGAAGAGGCCGGTCTGTTCGTGTGGCCGGCCGTGAACGAGGCTTACGGGATGGTCTTCCTGGAAGCGCAGCTTTTCGGATGCCCGGTCGTCGCGGGTGCCTATGGGGGCGTCGCAGGCGTCGTCCGGGACGGGACGAGTGGTCTTCTCGTGTCGCCCGGCGACCCGGACGCCTTTGCGCGAGGGATCGCAACCCTCCTCGACGACCCGGATGAGCGCAGTCGCATGGGAGAGGCGGCCCGCCTGTTCGTGACGACGGAGCGCAGCCTCGCACATGCTGCCACCCGCCTGCGCGACACCCTGATGCCGCTGGTCGAGACCGGGAGCCCGTCGTCATGCGGGTCCTGA
- a CDS encoding ABC transporter ATP-binding protein: protein MDKPLLSIRDLAVDFETETGRFRAVDGLSFDIPKGKTVALVGESGSGKSVTAQAILQILPKKARISAGSILFDDPARDLPLDIAGLDPAGSGMRELRGGRISMIFQEPMTSLSPLHTIGDQISEALVIHAKVSQAEALERTKDVLARVGFPDPRRALRTYPFELSGGLRQRAMIAMALITHPALLIADEPTTALDVTTQAQILDLIKELQVETGMSVLLITHDLGVVANVADEVVVMYRGKVMEAGSREAIFRQPEHPYLQALMRAVPRFAMGEDERLTPIREVKSATLAEAHKPERVEPKGPILKAVDLTKTFTLRSGWFSGKLRTIHAVNGVSLALPAGETLGLVGESGCGKTTVSKIIMRAMEPNSGTVLFDDGTGPRNVHELDGEALKDYRRSVQFIFQDPFSSLNPRMTVYEILTEPLIIHGIGDEDMRYQRAKQLLDMVGLDRRALRRYPHSFSGGQRQRLGIARALALEPRVLICDEPVSALDVSVQAQVLNLLKDLQSALGLSYLFVSHNLAVVDYIADTIAVMCRGYIVEQAPKTSLFRNPVHPYTQALLAAVPDPDIDRPLDFAKLRAGRFSHPGEWPEPFRLKDGETGIMKEIEPGHLVRLGRLPLEEAA, encoded by the coding sequence ATGGACAAGCCGCTCCTGTCGATCCGCGACCTTGCGGTCGACTTCGAGACCGAAACCGGACGGTTTCGGGCCGTCGATGGCTTGTCCTTCGACATTCCCAAAGGGAAGACCGTGGCCCTTGTCGGGGAATCCGGCTCCGGCAAGTCGGTGACGGCCCAGGCAATCCTCCAGATCCTTCCGAAGAAGGCCCGCATCAGCGCAGGCTCGATCCTGTTCGACGATCCGGCCCGGGATCTGCCGCTCGACATCGCAGGCCTAGATCCGGCGGGCTCAGGGATGCGCGAATTGCGCGGCGGCCGCATTTCCATGATCTTCCAGGAGCCCATGACGTCCCTGTCGCCGCTCCACACCATCGGCGACCAGATTTCGGAAGCGCTCGTCATCCACGCGAAGGTCTCCCAGGCGGAAGCCCTGGAGCGCACCAAGGACGTGTTGGCCCGCGTCGGCTTTCCCGATCCGCGACGGGCCCTGCGGACCTATCCGTTCGAATTGTCCGGCGGCCTGCGGCAGCGCGCGATGATCGCCATGGCGCTCATCACCCATCCGGCCCTTCTGATCGCCGACGAGCCCACGACCGCGCTTGACGTGACGACCCAGGCGCAGATTCTCGACCTCATCAAGGAGCTGCAGGTCGAGACCGGCATGTCGGTCCTGCTCATCACGCACGACCTCGGGGTCGTCGCCAACGTGGCTGACGAAGTGGTCGTGATGTATCGCGGCAAGGTCATGGAAGCCGGTTCGCGGGAGGCGATCTTCCGCCAGCCGGAGCATCCCTATCTCCAGGCGCTCATGCGCGCGGTCCCACGCTTCGCCATGGGCGAGGACGAGCGGCTGACGCCGATCCGTGAAGTGAAGAGCGCCACGCTCGCCGAGGCCCATAAGCCCGAGCGCGTGGAGCCGAAGGGCCCCATCCTCAAGGCCGTGGACCTCACGAAGACCTTCACCCTGCGGTCCGGCTGGTTCTCGGGCAAGCTCCGCACGATCCACGCGGTCAACGGAGTGTCCCTTGCGCTGCCGGCCGGCGAGACCCTGGGGCTCGTGGGCGAATCCGGCTGCGGCAAGACCACGGTCTCCAAGATCATCATGCGGGCGATGGAGCCGAATTCCGGCACGGTGCTCTTCGACGACGGCACCGGGCCGCGCAATGTGCACGAGCTCGACGGCGAAGCCCTGAAGGATTACCGGCGCAGCGTCCAGTTCATCTTCCAGGACCCGTTCTCATCCCTCAACCCGCGGATGACCGTCTACGAGATCCTGACCGAACCGCTGATCATCCACGGCATCGGCGACGAGGACATGCGCTACCAGCGCGCCAAGCAGCTCCTCGACATGGTGGGCCTGGACCGTCGCGCCCTGCGGCGTTACCCGCATTCCTTCTCGGGCGGTCAGCGCCAGAGGCTTGGCATCGCGCGGGCGCTCGCGCTGGAGCCGCGGGTACTGATCTGCGACGAGCCGGTCTCGGCCCTCGACGTCTCGGTGCAGGCGCAGGTGCTCAACCTTCTCAAGGACCTGCAATCGGCCCTCGGCCTCTCCTACCTGTTCGTGTCGCACAATCTCGCGGTGGTGGATTACATCGCGGACACCATCGCGGTGATGTGCCGGGGCTATATCGTCGAGCAGGCACCCAAGACGTCCCTGTTCCGCAATCCGGTGCATCCCTACACTCAGGCGCTTCTCGCCGCCGTGCCGGATCCCGATATCGACCGGCCGCTCGACTTCGCGAAGCTGCGCGCAGGCCGCTTCTCTCATCCGGGCGAATGGCCGGAGCCTTTCCGGCTCAAGGACGGCGAGACCGGAATCATGAAGGAAATCGAGCCGGGCCACCTTGTGCGGCTGGGTCGGCTCCCCTTGGAGGAGGCCGCATGA
- a CDS encoding ABC transporter permease, protein MILFLLRRCVTMIVTLLIISALVFLIIKLPPGDFLTNQIAELRAQGEADAAAKAEFLIKQYGLDKPVWQQYLVWLGAMPGQNGFSGLLQGDWGWSFEYDRPVTEVVGDALWLTLVVNIAVVIFIHLISIPIAIYSATRQYSVGDYIATFIGYIGLATPSFLLALILLYYFNRWFGVSIGGLYDARFAGQPWTWAKIQSLLAHLVVPTLVIGLAGTAAMIRRMRANLLDELGKQYYVTAKAKGLAPSRALLKYPFRMSLNPFIADIGNLLPHLVSGSVLVSLVLSLPTVGPILLSALKSQDQFLAGFILMFVAVLTVLGMLVSDLLLAWLDPRIRVGGGR, encoded by the coding sequence ATGATCCTTTTCCTGTTGCGTCGTTGCGTCACGATGATCGTGACGCTCCTGATCATTTCGGCTCTCGTCTTTCTCATCATCAAGCTCCCGCCGGGAGACTTCCTGACCAACCAGATCGCCGAGCTGCGTGCGCAGGGCGAGGCGGACGCCGCCGCGAAGGCGGAGTTCCTCATCAAGCAATACGGGCTCGACAAGCCTGTTTGGCAGCAATACCTCGTCTGGCTCGGCGCCATGCCCGGGCAGAACGGATTCTCGGGCCTGCTGCAGGGCGACTGGGGCTGGTCCTTCGAATATGACCGCCCGGTCACAGAGGTGGTGGGCGACGCGCTCTGGCTGACCCTCGTCGTCAACATCGCGGTGGTGATCTTCATCCACCTGATCTCGATCCCGATCGCCATCTATTCGGCGACGCGCCAGTACTCGGTCGGGGACTATATCGCCACCTTCATCGGCTATATCGGCTTGGCCACGCCCAGCTTTCTCCTGGCGCTCATCCTGCTCTACTACTTCAACCGATGGTTCGGGGTCTCGATCGGCGGTCTCTACGACGCGCGCTTTGCGGGCCAGCCCTGGACCTGGGCCAAGATCCAGTCGCTCCTCGCCCACCTGGTCGTGCCCACCCTGGTGATCGGTCTCGCGGGCACAGCCGCGATGATCCGGCGTATGCGCGCCAACCTGCTCGACGAACTTGGAAAGCAATATTACGTGACCGCGAAGGCGAAGGGGCTCGCGCCCAGCCGCGCCCTGCTGAAATATCCGTTCCGCATGTCGCTGAACCCCTTCATCGCCGATATCGGCAACCTGCTGCCGCATCTGGTGTCCGGCTCGGTGCTGGTTTCTCTCGTGCTCAGCCTCCCGACCGTCGGGCCGATCCTGCTCAGCGCCCTGAAAAGCCAGGACCAGTTCCTCGCCGGCTTCATCCTGATGTTCGTGGCGGTGCTCACGGTGCTCGGCATGCTGGTCTCCGACCTCCTCCTGGCCTGGCTTGACCCGCGCATCCGGGTGGGAGGCGGCCGATGA